Sequence from the Nitrincola iocasae genome:
TGTTGGAATGGATTCAACAACAGCGGTGACTTGTTGCAATAAATTAGTGGATGCACTGGTCCTGGTTAATTAATACTCGGATGTGTGATTTGGTCATAGACTGGTAAAATACTGAACTTTGACGTTAAATGTTCGACTAACAGTTACACTGTTAATGCCTAACAGCTTTTACAAACGATAGGATGGGATTATGAAGAAAATTGCACTGGCAGTAATGATGGCCGGTAGCGTCAGTCTGGCGCAGGGTGTGCATGCGCAGACTCTGACATCAGATGAGCAGAAGTTAAGTTATAGTTTGGGTGTCATGATCGGTGAAAATATTCTGATTCAGGACTTTGAAACTCTGGATACCGAGGCATTCCGCCAGGGTATTGATACCGTTTACGGTAATCAGGAAGCCCTGATGACTGAAGAAGAAATCATGGCAACCATGCAGGCATTTCAACAACAGCAAATGCAGGCACAGCAAGCTGCTTTCGCTGAGATGGCTGCAGAAAACCTTGAAAAAGGGCAGGCTTACTTAGCAGAAAATGGCAAAAAATCCGGTGTCACTACAACTGAATCCGGACTGCAGTATGAGCAACTGGAAGCCGGTGAAGGTGCCTCCCCTTCGGTCAGTGATGTGGTAAAAGTACATTACCGTGGAAGTCTGATCGATGGAACCGAGTTTGATAGCTCCTATGCTCGTGGAGAGCCTGTTTCTTTCCCATTGAATGGCGTTATCGGCGGTTGGACTGAAGGCTTGCAGCTGATGAAAACCGGAGAAAAAGCGCGATTGGTCATCCCTGCGGATCTGGCCTACGGTGCTAATGGTATGGGTAATGCCATCGGTCCGAATGAAACGCTGGTATTCGAGGTTGAGCTCATTGAAGTCAATCCAGAGACAGATAATTAATTATTTGTTCTGAAAAATCGCCCGAGCGGATTAGACGCCGGGCGATTTTTTAACCTTATCTCAGTTCATTCAGCAGACCATTGGAGCCAACCGCAACCAGCCCTTCGCGATGGCTTGAAAAGCCGACAGCGTAGACACCTGTTTGTACCGGTCCAATACTCCCGCGTTGTTCAATACGCCAGCTGCGTAGATGGTTGCCACTTCCGACATCCCAAAGCATGACGCGCCCGGAGGCCGTGCCAGTCACGAGTTGACTGCCGTCAGCAGAGAAACGTGCGGAAAGATGACTCAGGCGGCGGGTAAAGAAGGATTCATCGCCACTGAGTGAATGAACTTGTTCGCCATTGCTGGTACGCCAAAGCCTTGCGCTGCTTAAAGTGGCTGCGCTGAAGGCAAGCTGGGCATCTGGACTAAGCGCTACACGGTTGACGATATTGTCGAACGCATGCTCCGTCAGTAGGGTTTCATTTTCCAGATCCCAGAAACGCGCAATATAATCA
This genomic interval carries:
- a CDS encoding FKBP-type peptidyl-prolyl cis-trans isomerase, which gives rise to MKKIALAVMMAGSVSLAQGVHAQTLTSDEQKLSYSLGVMIGENILIQDFETLDTEAFRQGIDTVYGNQEALMTEEEIMATMQAFQQQQMQAQQAAFAEMAAENLEKGQAYLAENGKKSGVTTTESGLQYEQLEAGEGASPSVSDVVKVHYRGSLIDGTEFDSSYARGEPVSFPLNGVIGGWTEGLQLMKTGEKARLVIPADLAYGANGMGNAIGPNETLVFEVELIEVNPETDN